The nucleotide sequence GCGCAATGCAGCCCTGCCGCCTTCGCTCGTTCGACCAGAGCAACCACGACAGGGAAGACGCGAAGCGAACCCGCCTGCTTGACAAGCGTCGACTGGCAATGCGCCAACACCGCGTCGACCGCGTCTACGGCGCCGAGTTCGGCAAGCAGGTCGGCCACGGACGTTCCCAAGCGCGCCCGATACCAGGACTCGGCGAGATCAATGTCGGTCACGGCTGCCAAGGAACTGCGCAGGGCGCGGAAGTTGGTCGGCTGGGAGTCGACGACTGTGCCGTCCCAGTCCACGAGCAGAGCCCGAAAACGGCTCAAGTCGACATCGTCCACACGCCGAAACTACTAGAGGATGCCGTCGCGGGCCTACGCGATGCTCGTGCGTGATGCGAGGAGGGCTTGAGTAGCCCCTCGGCACGAGACTGTCCGTCGAGAAGATCACGTCTCCGCAATGATGTGTGGTGCCCGCTGTCGGCTCAGTGGGTGCAGACTCCGTCGCCGACGGGCAATCCGCCCTTCACAGACTCTTGAGTTCGTCGAGGAGAGCAGTCCACGACTCGGGGGCGAAGACCTGCACGGGACTCGCCTCCAGCTTGCTGTCACGCAGAAGCGTGGCACCTTGCAAGAACGCGGCCTCCACGCACTGGGTGCCGTCCCCGGAGTGGGTGGACTTGCGCCAGCGCAGGGTGCCCAGAACGCTGTGGTTGATCTCTATGCTCACGCCGGCTCTTCCCGAATCTGGTTGATCAGGGCGACACCCGCTTCGGGGGCCAATGCCCACTCGTCAAGCTGCTGGAAGACGCGTCGGAGTCTGCGAAGGTCCCGGTCGTCGTCCCTGAACAGGCTACCGCCGATCGCGTCAAGGAAGGCGACGCTCAGGTCGCCCTGGTCCTCGAAGTCCAAGAGCGTAGCGCCGCTGCTGTACGTTCCCGGCGCGGTGAGTGGGACTATGCGCAACTCGACGGTCGGCAGTTCCGCCTGCTCTACGAGGTGGGCGAGTTGCCCGCGCCAGACCTCGTGGCCTCCGATCTGACTACGCAGGGCCGCTTCGGTGACAAACGCCCGCAGGGTCAAGGGATTTGCCGAGATCAGTCGCTTCTGGCGGTGGCGGCGGACATCCACGAGGGCTTCGATGCGGTCTCGTCCGAACGCGTAGAAGCCGGATCCGTGTGTGGCCACGGCGTATTCGGGTGTTTGGAGCAGACCTGGGACCAGCAGCGGCTGGTACTCCGTCTCGACGGTGGCCTCGGCCTCGAAGGCGATGAAGTCCGAGTAGCCGGCGGTCAGATCCTCGTTGTAGCGGGACCACCAGTTGCGTTCGCGGTCACGCCCGGTGCCGCGGACGTACTGCTCAAGGTCTTTCCGTTCGTGGGTGCTGACTCCGTACAGCTCGATGAGGGCCGAGAGGTCCTTGGCGTTGATGCTGTGCTTGCCGTTCTCGATTCGGCTCAGTCTGCTGCGGGTGGTTCCGAGTTCCCTGGCGACGGCTTCCAGCGTCATCTCGGACTCGACGCGCAGACGGTTCAGTTCGACGCCGAGCCGTCGTCGTTGAAGCACGGAACCCGCGTTGATCGGCATGTTCCCCTCCTCGTTGCAGCCAGTGTGCCCGCGAGCGCGCTCCCGGAGCTACCTTCTCGCGTTTATTTTGCAATTGCACTTCACGCGAACGCGCAACGGGTCCATAGTGTTTCGCATACTACGTGGAGCGCATTGAAGATCACTTTGCGCGACGTGATCGTTCGAACCGCTCCTTGGGTCCCCAAGATCTCGGGGTGAGCAGTGTTCGCCAATCCTGTTCCGCAACCATCCGTGCTCCTCTTGGAGCCGAACCACGGCATGCCCGTCCGCCAGGCCCGCGCGTACGTCAAACGCTCGTGCGTGGCCCTGGGGGCACCGCCGGACGACCCGGAGACGGTGGTCTCCGAACTCGTCACCAACGCCTTCGCGCACGCATCTGCGGATGGCCCCCAGGGCATCCTCGTGCGGTGCTTCCGTCGCGGCGACATGCTCTGGCTGGAGGTGCTGGACCGCCGCAGCGAGACCGAACTTCCCGTATTGGAAGCGGACTTGGAAGCCGAAGGGGGCCGGGGTCTCCTGCTGGCGCGTGCCCTCTCGAAGGTGTTCCGGTGCGAGGCGCGAGAAGGCGGCTACTGCGCGGTCGTCGTCGGATTCGAGGCACGTGCATGAACCGCCTGCCGTTCACGACCCTGCCGGTCGACGATGCCGATCCGCACACGGACTCCGGCCGCGACCTGCGCCCCGGGGCGCCGTCGTGACCACGCCGGAAGCCGTCAAC is from Yinghuangia sp. ASG 101 and encodes:
- a CDS encoding helix-turn-helix domain-containing protein, with amino-acid sequence MLQRRRLGVELNRLRVESEMTLEAVARELGTTRSRLSRIENGKHSINAKDLSALIELYGVSTHERKDLEQYVRGTGRDRERNWWSRYNEDLTAGYSDFIAFEAEATVETEYQPLLVPGLLQTPEYAVATHGSGFYAFGRDRIEALVDVRRHRQKRLISANPLTLRAFVTEAALRSQIGGHEVWRGQLAHLVEQAELPTVELRIVPLTAPGTYSSGATLLDFEDQGDLSVAFLDAIGGSLFRDDDRDLRRLRRVFQQLDEWALAPEAGVALINQIREEPA
- a CDS encoding DUF397 domain-containing protein translates to MSIEINHSVLGTLRWRKSTHSGDGTQCVEAAFLQGATLLRDSKLEASPVQVFAPESWTALLDELKSL
- a CDS encoding HAD family hydrolase, whose translation is MDDVDLSRFRALLVDWDGTVVDSQPTNFRALRSSLAAVTDIDLAESWYRARLGTSVADLLAELGAVDAVDAVLAHCQSTLVKQAGSLRVFPVVVALVERAKAAGLHCAVVSGGGGVVVRAGVDATGLGHLFDDVVVREDALRGKPAPDLYVEAARRLGVLPHECLAVEDADEGLAAARAAGMAVVDVRDRVISQW
- a CDS encoding ATP-binding protein → MLLLEPNHGMPVRQARAYVKRSCVALGAPPDDPETVVSELVTNAFAHASADGPQGILVRCFRRGDMLWLEVLDRRSETELPVLEADLEAEGGRGLLLARALSKVFRCEAREGGYCAVVVGFEARA